The Pirellulimonas nuda genome includes a region encoding these proteins:
- the hisS gene encoding histidine--tRNA ligase codes for MSKPLVTPRTLKGFRDYLPEAMLAREGLIDTARRVYRSYGYAPIDTPALEYLEVLRGKGSDETDKQLYAFQDNGGRDVGLRFDLTVPLARFAAEHTGELGLPFKRYHIASVWRGENTQRGRYREFMQCDFDTIGAVGPASDIETLLVTSDLFAAIGFDAVTIRINHRGVLGGMLEAIGLAEQATSVLRALDKLAKIGPEKVRAEIEQAAGATATQSAKIVALAGVSGDTYTVLQKLEAMVAGPAGKSEAGAAGVARLRDVLDGVAAAGVPPGRIKIDPSIARGLDYYTGLVFETTLDALPGIGSVASGGRYDNLAALFTKQELPGIGGSLGLDRLLAAMEELKMLPATRTPAPVFMPLFADECLAGVLKLAAELRSAGIGVEVYSEPKKLSKQLQYADKKGFRVAVIAGQDELAKGEAQVKDLANGQSVTASAAGLLDEVRRVLDGQE; via the coding sequence ATGTCTAAGCCGCTCGTTACGCCCCGTACGCTCAAAGGTTTTCGGGACTACCTGCCCGAGGCGATGCTGGCGCGCGAGGGTCTGATCGACACCGCCCGGCGGGTCTACCGCTCGTACGGCTACGCGCCGATCGACACCCCAGCGCTCGAGTACCTAGAGGTGCTCCGCGGCAAGGGCTCCGACGAGACCGACAAGCAGCTCTACGCGTTCCAGGACAACGGCGGCCGCGACGTCGGGCTGCGGTTCGACCTGACGGTGCCGCTGGCCCGCTTCGCGGCCGAGCACACCGGCGAGCTCGGCCTGCCGTTCAAGCGGTACCACATCGCCAGCGTGTGGCGGGGCGAGAACACCCAGCGGGGCCGGTACCGCGAGTTCATGCAGTGCGACTTCGACACGATCGGCGCGGTCGGCCCGGCCAGCGACATCGAGACGCTGCTGGTGACCAGCGACCTGTTCGCCGCGATCGGCTTTGACGCGGTGACGATCCGCATCAACCATCGCGGCGTGCTGGGCGGGATGCTGGAGGCGATCGGCCTGGCCGAGCAGGCGACGTCCGTGCTGCGCGCGCTCGACAAGCTGGCCAAGATCGGCCCGGAGAAAGTGCGGGCAGAGATCGAACAGGCCGCCGGCGCCACCGCGACGCAGTCGGCCAAGATCGTGGCGCTGGCCGGGGTCTCGGGCGACACCTACACGGTCCTGCAGAAGCTCGAAGCGATGGTCGCTGGCCCCGCGGGGAAGTCGGAGGCGGGGGCCGCCGGCGTCGCACGCCTGCGCGACGTGCTGGACGGAGTAGCGGCGGCGGGTGTGCCGCCGGGCAGAATAAAAATCGACCCCTCGATCGCGCGCGGGCTCGACTACTACACGGGGCTGGTGTTCGAGACGACGCTCGACGCGTTGCCCGGCATCGGCTCGGTCGCCAGCGGCGGCCGGTACGACAACCTCGCGGCGCTGTTCACCAAGCAGGAGCTGCCCGGCATCGGCGGTTCGCTGGGGCTCGACCGGCTGCTGGCCGCGATGGAAGAGCTGAAGATGCTCCCCGCCACCCGCACCCCAGCGCCGGTGTTCATGCCGCTGTTCGCCGACGAGTGCCTCGCAGGGGTCCTCAAGCTAGCCGCCGAACTACGCTCGGCCGGGATAGGAGTCGAGGTCTACAGCGAACCCAAGAAGCTCAGCAAGCAGCTCCAGTACGCGGACAAGAAAGGCTTTCGCGTGGCCGTGATCGCGGGGCAAGACGAGCTCGCCAAGGGGGAGGCGCAGGTCAAGGATCTCGCCAACGGCCAGAGCGTGACGGCCTCTGCTGCGGGGCTGCTAGACGAGGTGCGGCGGGTATTGGATGGTCAAGAATAG